One part of the Candidatus Omnitrophota bacterium genome encodes these proteins:
- the rdgB gene encoding RdgB/HAM1 family non-canonical purine NTP pyrophosphatase, whose translation MREILFATRNTKKLLELKRLMRNSGVKVLSLDMFKDIGEVREDRSTFRGNAVKKAEQISKIVGKLVLSDDSGLEVPALGYAPGVRSARYAGLSQNDDKNIAKLLKNMLVFTAGKRRARFRCFICISFAGKAIKVVSGAVYGRIALERAGANGFGYDSVFIPEGSNKTFAQISPGRKDAISHRAIALEKAKVFILEYFRKCHL comes from the coding sequence TTGAGAGAGATACTTTTTGCGACAAGGAACACCAAAAAACTTCTTGAGTTGAAAAGGCTTATGCGCAATTCCGGCGTGAAAGTTTTAAGCCTTGATATGTTTAAAGATATCGGCGAAGTCAGGGAAGACAGGAGCACATTTCGCGGCAATGCGGTAAAAAAGGCCGAACAGATATCAAAGATTGTTGGAAAGCTTGTCCTGTCTGATGACTCCGGCCTTGAGGTGCCCGCTTTAGGTTACGCGCCCGGGGTAAGGTCGGCGCGCTATGCGGGGCTTTCGCAGAATGACGACAAAAATATAGCCAAGCTTTTAAAGAACATGTTGGTCTTTACCGCGGGCAAGAGGCGGGCAAGATTTCGTTGTTTTATATGCATCTCTTTTGCCGGTAAAGCGATAAAGGTGGTTAGCGGCGCGGTTTATGGCAGGATAGCCCTTGAAAGGGCCGGGGCCAACGGTTTTGGCTATGATAGTGTTTTTATCCCAGAAGGCTCAAACAAGACTTTTGCCCAGATAAGCCCGGGCCGAAAAGACGCGATTAGCCACAGAGCGATTGCGCTTGAAAAGGCCAAGGTTTTTATTCTTGAATATTTCCGAAAATGTCATTTATAG
- a CDS encoding 7-carboxy-7-deazaguanine synthase QueE, protein MNSTAEITEIFASIQGEGPYTGCRHIFIRFQGCNLECSFCDTRSYAGAERLSAREVLKRVLALRLPGFKNTAVLTGGEPLLRGVFLKELLPLLASENLTVYLETNGTLAKALESVISYIDIISMDIKLPSVCNIRPCWQDHRIFLTRAAGKELFIKIIVSDKIDIQEFDRALALVKETSRDVPVIIQPETSRERTGVNISADTLLGLQKKALSVFSKVLVIPQSHKMMGLR, encoded by the coding sequence ATGAACAGCACAGCCGAGATAACGGAAATATTCGCTTCAATACAGGGAGAGGGGCCCTATACCGGGTGCAGGCATATATTTATAAGGTTTCAAGGTTGTAATTTGGAATGTTCTTTCTGTGATACGCGCTCATACGCCGGCGCCGAACGGCTGTCCGCGCGCGAGGTATTGAAACGCGTGCTTGCACTAAGGCTTCCGGGTTTTAAAAATACCGCGGTATTAACAGGCGGCGAACCCCTATTGCGCGGCGTATTTCTTAAAGAATTACTGCCGCTTCTTGCAAGCGAAAATCTGACCGTATATTTAGAAACCAATGGCACGCTCGCCAAGGCGCTTGAGAGCGTTATATCTTATATTGATATTATTTCAATGGATATAAAATTACCCAGCGTATGCAATATAAGACCGTGTTGGCAAGATCACAGGATTTTTTTGACCCGCGCGGCGGGTAAAGAGTTATTTATAAAAATCATTGTTTCGGATAAAATTGACATACAGGAATTTGACAGGGCTCTCGCCCTTGTAAAAGAAACCAGCCGTGACGTACCTGTCATTATCCAGCCGGAGACGAGCAGAGAGAGGACTGGCGTAAACATATCGGCCGACACCCTCTTGGGCCTGCAGAAAAAGGCTTTGAGCGTTTTTAGCAAAGTGCTTGTTATACCCCAATCGCATAAGATGATGGGGTTAAGATGA
- a CDS encoding FumA C-terminus/TtdB family hydratase beta subunit, which produces MKRVYLPLTKKARSKFRAGEELLLRGRLYTARDMAHKRLYQAIKLNKYLPIDLTDNILYYCGPTPAPPRAVIGSCGPTTSKRMDLFTPVLLKSGLAGSIGKGRRSDEVIEAVKRYGCLYLAAIGGAGAYLSEKVKEARQIAYEDLGPEAIYELRVEDFPVIVAIDAAGNNLFKERL; this is translated from the coding sequence ATGAAAAGAGTATATCTGCCGCTTACAAAAAAAGCCAGGTCTAAGTTTCGCGCCGGAGAAGAATTGCTGTTACGCGGCAGGCTTTATACCGCTCGTGATATGGCGCACAAAAGATTATACCAGGCTATAAAGCTTAATAAATATCTTCCCATTGATCTGACTGATAATATCCTGTATTATTGCGGCCCTACGCCAGCTCCGCCCCGGGCCGTCATCGGCTCCTGCGGGCCCACAACATCAAAGCGCATGGATCTCTTTACCCCTGTTTTATTGAAATCAGGTTTAGCAGGTTCAATAGGAAAAGGCAGAAGGTCCGATGAGGTTATAGAGGCTGTCAAAAGATATGGTTGTCTTTATCTGGCGGCCATAGGCGGCGCCGGAGCGTATCTATCGGAAAAAGTAAAAGAGGCCAGGCAAATCGCCTACGAGGATTTGGGGCCCGAGGCAATATATGAATTGCGCGTGGAGGATTTTCCGGTTATTGTCGCCATTGATGCCGCCGGCAATAACCTGTTCAAGGAGCGCTTATGA
- the rph gene encoding ribonuclease PH: protein MIRAGNRAPDALRKVRIKTGFIKYAEGSCLIEIGNTKVICTASLEDGVPLFLRGQCRGWITAEYAMLPRSCGKRIQRESSRGKVGGRTHEIQRLIGRSLRSVVDLELLGERTIFIDCDVIQADGGTRTASITGSFVALASCLKNMENKGILKSSPLRDYMAAISAGIVNNNIILDLDYEEDSNADVDMNVVMTASGDFIEIQATAERRPFNDRQMAGVISFAKKGIKQLVLKQKEALKN from the coding sequence ATGATACGCGCCGGTAACAGGGCGCCGGATGCCCTCAGAAAGGTCCGGATAAAAACAGGTTTTATAAAATACGCCGAGGGTTCATGCCTGATTGAGATTGGCAATACCAAGGTTATATGTACCGCATCATTAGAAGACGGTGTCCCATTGTTTCTAAGAGGCCAATGCCGCGGCTGGATCACGGCAGAATACGCAATGCTTCCCAGGTCATGCGGCAAAAGGATTCAGAGAGAATCTTCCAGGGGAAAGGTAGGCGGCAGGACGCATGAGATACAAAGGCTGATAGGCAGGTCATTGAGGTCTGTTGTTGATTTGGAATTGCTGGGTGAGCGTACTATTTTTATTGATTGCGATGTTATACAGGCTGATGGCGGGACAAGGACGGCGAGCATAACAGGCTCTTTCGTGGCCCTGGCAAGTTGTTTAAAAAATATGGAAAACAAAGGTATCTTAAAAAGCTCGCCGCTTCGCGATTACATGGCCGCGATAAGCGCCGGCATTGTAAATAATAATATAATACTTGACCTGGATTATGAAGAAGATTCAAACGCCGATGTGGATATGAATGTGGTGATGACGGCATCCGGCGATTTTATAGAAATCCAGGCAACCGCGGAACGCCGCCCGTTCAATGACAGGCAGATGGCGGGGGTGATCTCTTTTGCCAAAAAAGGAATTAAACAGCTTGTTCTCAAACAAAAAGAGGCGTTGAAAAATTGA
- a CDS encoding fumarate hydratase translates to MRKIDSAKVSELVRRLAIEANIRLRKDVLIAIKRALRTETKLSARRILKILVQNARLARDKSIPICQDTGFVEVFCRIGQEVIVKGALTDAINKGVELGYRDGFLRKSVVSDPLLRNNTKTNTPCVIHYDVVKGDRIEIIVVPKGFGSENASSLVMLKPTDTEETIVNFVLDTVKRSGYDACPPLIIGIGMGGTMDKAALLATQAITLKVGRKQAKKHLARIEDMIMTKLNKTGIGPAGLGGKTTCLGVNILSFPTHIAGLPLCVKVSCHATRSAKGVI, encoded by the coding sequence ATGAGAAAAATAGATAGCGCAAAAGTCAGCGAGCTGGTAAGAAGGCTTGCCATTGAGGCAAATATACGTTTACGCAAAGATGTTCTTATTGCTATTAAACGCGCCTTAAGAACCGAGACAAAGCTTTCCGCCAGGCGTATTTTAAAAATACTTGTTCAAAACGCGCGCCTTGCCCGTGATAAATCTATACCCATATGCCAGGATACCGGTTTCGTTGAGGTATTTTGCCGGATAGGACAGGAGGTCATTGTCAAAGGCGCTTTGACCGACGCTATCAATAAGGGCGTTGAGCTCGGTTATAGAGACGGATTTCTAAGAAAGTCCGTGGTCTCCGATCCCTTATTGAGAAATAACACAAAGACAAACACGCCGTGTGTTATTCATTATGATGTGGTCAAGGGCGACAGGATAGAGATTATCGTTGTGCCTAAAGGTTTTGGGAGTGAGAATGCCAGTTCTCTTGTTATGCTTAAGCCTACCGACACGGAGGAAACTATAGTTAATTTTGTCCTGGATACGGTAAAACGCTCTGGTTATGATGCCTGCCCGCCGCTAATCATAGGCATAGGAATGGGAGGCACCATGGATAAAGCCGCTTTGCTGGCAACCCAGGCTATTACGCTTAAAGTCGGCAGAAAGCAGGCCAAAAAACATCTTGCCCGCATAGAAGATATGATTATGACAAAACTGAACAAGACAGGCATAGGCCCTGCCGGTCTCGGCGGGAAAACCACATGCCTTGGGGTGAATATATTGAGTTTTCCCACTCATATTGCCGGCCTGCCTTTGTGCGTGAAGGTAAGCTGTCATGCTACGCGCAGTGCCAAAGGGGTTATATAG
- the queF gene encoding preQ(1) synthase — MARKNIKQGKYEGLQNNIRKIRTPAIEVWDNQYKDRRYTVYIRTDEFSCICPKTGLPDIADISIEYVPDRHCVELKSFKFYLVSFRNIGIFHEHVANRILDDFVKACRPLCAKITAVFKSRGGIQTTVGSVYEKNR, encoded by the coding sequence ATGGCGAGAAAAAACATTAAACAAGGTAAATACGAGGGTCTTCAGAACAATATAAGGAAAATCAGGACGCCGGCGATTGAGGTTTGGGACAACCAATATAAAGACAGGCGTTATACGGTATACATACGCACGGACGAGTTTTCTTGTATATGCCCTAAGACGGGCCTGCCGGATATCGCGGATATATCAATAGAATATGTTCCGGACAGGCATTGCGTGGAGCTTAAATCGTTTAAATTCTATCTTGTCTCTTTCAGGAACATAGGCATATTTCATGAGCATGTCGCGAACAGGATATTGGATGATTTTGTCAAAGCATGCAGGCCTTTATGCGCCAAAATTACGGCTGTGTTCAAATCGCGCGGCGGCATACAGACAACAGTAGGCAGTGTATATGAGAAAAATAGATAG